One part of the Parasphingorhabdus sp. SCSIO 66989 genome encodes these proteins:
- the smpB gene encoding SsrA-binding protein SmpB has protein sequence MARPKHSTFDKAKTVAENRRARFDFAIDDVFEAGIALQGTEVKSLRFGEGSIAESYAEVKDGEVFLINANIPEFSHGNRFNHDPKRPRKLLLHEREINKMHGAVARKGMTLVPLSIYFNSRGRAKVELALAKGKKAPDKRATIKERDWKRQQGRLLKDNG, from the coding sequence ATGGCCAGGCCCAAACACAGCACTTTTGACAAGGCAAAAACCGTCGCGGAGAACCGTCGTGCGCGGTTTGATTTTGCTATTGATGATGTCTTTGAAGCGGGCATTGCGTTGCAGGGTACCGAGGTAAAGAGCCTGCGCTTTGGTGAGGGCTCGATTGCCGAGAGCTATGCCGAAGTGAAGGATGGCGAGGTCTTTCTGATCAACGCCAATATCCCGGAATTCAGTCATGGCAACCGCTTCAACCATGACCCCAAGCGCCCGCGTAAATTGCTGCTGCATGAGCGCGAGATCAACAAGATGCATGGGGCGGTGGCGCGCAAGGGCATGACGCTGGTGCCGCTCTCCATCTATTTCAATTCGCGAGGTCGCGCCAAGGTCGAACTAGCGCTGGCCAAGGGCAAAAAGGCGCCGGACAAACGCGCGACCATCAAAGAGCGCGATTGGAAACGCCAACAGGGACGCCTACTTAAAGATAATGGCTAA
- a CDS encoding response regulator, giving the protein MTMVETRKNFLIAEDESMIAMMLEDIIETLGHDVAAVVDSCSAAMQVLEQGHVNAAILDLNLSDGESWPLVQQLQQRGIPFLVASGDNAATPPDGVKPVQKLAKPFSLTSLEEALSTLDG; this is encoded by the coding sequence ATGACAATGGTAGAGACGCGCAAAAATTTCCTGATCGCTGAAGATGAATCGATGATCGCCATGATGCTCGAGGATATTATCGAGACGCTTGGCCATGATGTCGCCGCAGTGGTCGACAGCTGCAGCGCCGCTATGCAAGTGCTGGAGCAGGGCCACGTAAATGCGGCGATTCTCGATCTCAACCTAAGCGATGGAGAAAGCTGGCCCTTGGTGCAGCAATTGCAGCAGCGCGGTATTCCGTTTCTGGTCGCCAGTGGCGATAATGCTGCGACGCCACCTGATGGTGTGAAGCCGGTGCAAAAGCTGGCCAAGCCCTTTTCTCTCACCAGTCTGGAGGAGGCGCTTTCCACGCTTGATGGATAA
- a CDS encoding lytic transglycosylase domain-containing protein — protein MTSFFPAPKVPARSFSRSIITLLAATALSVPMACAAQPSGPESDWERARSVLQDRTSGNINAAIDRWETLRKSGNYSFEEYASFLVNYPDWPYESRFRRNAEQAINMESYSPTQVLAYFDRFPPVTNTGRARYAVALNTAGQRDKAVEVAREAWRNGTMTEPDEARMLGLFSSEFTVADHDARMDALLWANAASRANAQLSFVSPQKRPVYAARLNMIRKQPVNHASLPDSVRSDPGYLTAYATRLRASGNSITSRNLLANRPKLASYPLDAEEWYETLLVNARAAANDSQWTLAYNIASKVDDAFPEGTDISQENLGVRDDYTSLTWLAGTTALQKQRQPAKAVGMFARYGNAAQTPQTRSKGFYWAGKAAAEAGDTAQAEKYFSMAAQYDDHFYGQLAVERLGREVGPFATSAPSDRVNMTDRGQFNSDRLVQAAKLATRRSGDWRVHNSFFRALSARAESESDFLLLGELSKEIGRRDLAVIAGQSARKQGIDRLQAIAFPDMPVPGGYQNNWTFIHAITRQESQFSQRAVSHAKARGLMQLLPSTAREQAGKIGMAYNFGSLTEDPLYNIRLGSSYFERMRRYYGGSYPLAAAAYNAGPGNVNKWLRRNGDPRTGAIGIIEWIEKIPIFETKNYVQRVMENAVVYDVMHPDKAGYNGPNRLSHYLGKRTPG, from the coding sequence ATGACATCATTTTTCCCCGCACCTAAAGTGCCCGCTCGTTCATTTTCCCGTTCCATCATCACCCTGCTTGCCGCCACCGCGCTCAGCGTGCCCATGGCCTGCGCTGCCCAGCCCAGCGGCCCGGAAAGCGACTGGGAACGCGCCCGTTCCGTGCTGCAAGACCGGACATCGGGCAATATCAATGCCGCGATTGACCGCTGGGAAACGCTGCGCAAATCGGGCAATTACAGCTTTGAGGAATATGCCAGCTTCCTGGTCAACTATCCCGACTGGCCCTATGAGAGCCGTTTCCGCCGCAATGCGGAACAGGCGATCAATATGGAGAGCTATTCGCCGACACAGGTGCTCGCCTATTTTGACCGCTTCCCGCCCGTCACCAACACCGGTCGCGCCCGCTATGCCGTCGCGCTCAACACCGCCGGTCAGCGCGACAAGGCGGTAGAGGTCGCGCGCGAAGCATGGCGCAACGGCACCATGACCGAGCCAGATGAGGCGCGGATGCTCGGCCTGTTTTCCAGCGAATTCACCGTCGCCGATCATGATGCACGCATGGATGCGCTGCTCTGGGCCAATGCCGCCAGCCGCGCCAATGCTCAGCTCAGTTTCGTATCGCCGCAAAAGCGCCCGGTTTATGCCGCGCGCCTTAACATGATCCGCAAACAGCCGGTTAATCATGCCAGCCTGCCCGATAGTGTGCGCAGCGATCCGGGATATCTCACTGCCTATGCGACACGGCTGCGCGCATCGGGGAATTCGATCACCTCGCGCAATCTGCTTGCCAATCGTCCCAAGCTGGCCAGCTATCCCCTTGATGCAGAAGAATGGTATGAAACGCTGCTGGTCAATGCCCGCGCCGCCGCAAATGATAGCCAATGGACGCTGGCCTATAATATCGCCTCCAAGGTTGATGACGCCTTCCCCGAAGGCACAGATATCAGCCAGGAAAATCTGGGCGTCCGGGATGACTATACCAGCCTGACATGGCTGGCAGGCACCACCGCCCTGCAGAAACAGCGCCAGCCCGCCAAGGCTGTCGGCATGTTCGCCCGCTATGGCAATGCGGCGCAAACCCCGCAAACCCGTTCCAAGGGCTTTTACTGGGCGGGTAAGGCCGCGGCAGAAGCTGGCGACACGGCGCAGGCGGAAAAATACTTCTCCATGGCCGCGCAATATGATGACCATTTTTACGGGCAACTGGCGGTTGAAAGGCTGGGACGCGAAGTCGGCCCCTTTGCAACATCGGCCCCGTCTGACCGGGTAAACATGACCGATCGCGGCCAGTTTAACAGCGACCGTCTGGTACAGGCGGCCAAGCTGGCCACCCGGCGCAGCGGCGACTGGCGGGTGCATAACAGCTTCTTCCGCGCCCTCTCCGCCCGCGCGGAAAGCGAAAGCGATTTTCTGCTGCTCGGCGAACTCTCAAAAGAAATCGGTCGCCGCGATCTTGCGGTGATTGCCGGGCAAAGCGCCCGCAAACAGGGTATAGATCGGCTGCAGGCGATTGCCTTCCCCGATATGCCGGTGCCCGGCGGTTATCAGAATAACTGGACCTTTATCCACGCGATCACCCGGCAGGAAAGCCAGTTCAGCCAGCGCGCCGTCAGCCACGCCAAGGCGCGCGGTCTGATGCAGCTTCTCCCCTCCACCGCGCGCGAACAGGCGGGCAAGATCGGCATGGCCTATAATTTCGGCTCGCTGACCGAGGATCCGCTGTACAATATACGCTTGGGCTCCAGCTATTTCGAGCGTATGCGCCGTTATTATGGTGGCAGCTATCCGCTGGCGGCAGCGGCCTATAATGCCGGCCCCGGCAATGTGAACAAATGGCTGCGCCGCAATGGCGACCCGCGCACCGGCGCGATTGGTATCATCGAATGGATTGAGAAAATCCCGATTTTCGAGACCAAAAACTATGTCCAGCGGGTGATGGAAAACGCCGTGGTCTATGATGTGATGCATCCCGACAAGGCGGGCTATAACGGCCCCAATCGCCTCAGCCACTATCTCGGCAAGCGCACACCGGGTTGA
- a CDS encoding DUF4410 domain-containing protein, which translates to MLKKVILASAMALSVAACANSSLLVERPNSSTYRSDSANIVYDNSTVEVDEENLTYTQKEMEEAFFGGDEPLFTKGDGMTVRYRYLAFDEGSQTTRYFAGPFAGGSKVVMEVDFVDPNGTVMSTVRGEGTVSGGFFGGSNKSGIQEAIEEVAEYAHTQFHN; encoded by the coding sequence ATGCTGAAAAAGGTTATATTGGCAAGCGCAATGGCATTGAGTGTAGCTGCATGTGCAAATAGTTCATTGTTGGTAGAAAGACCCAATTCCAGCACATATCGTTCGGATAGCGCGAATATCGTTTACGATAATTCGACTGTCGAGGTCGATGAAGAAAACCTCACCTATACGCAGAAGGAAATGGAAGAAGCCTTTTTCGGCGGTGATGAACCTCTATTCACAAAGGGCGATGGCATGACCGTCCGCTATCGCTATCTGGCTTTTGATGAGGGAAGTCAGACAACTCGCTATTTTGCCGGGCCTTTTGCGGGTGGTTCAAAAGTCGTGATGGAGGTCGATTTTGTCGATCCCAATGGTACGGTGATGTCTACCGTTCGTGGTGAAGGCACCGTGTCAGGCGGTTTTTTTGGTGGCTCGAACAAGTCCGGCATTCAGGAAGCGATTGAGGAAGTGGCTGAGTACGCCCATACGCAGTTTCACAACTGA
- a CDS encoding response regulator, whose product MRDYGQERGRLRVNSRADSLIAADDDATGFPKPVAAAVFAAMAITVASAYLLTGETMIALLLAGAMAFFAALVWFYVSATSDASELDSYIADWAITSAVADQSDQIIAVTDRAGRLVCANALYARTFGQYVPPTDLKLDSGSAAIAMEAGRAAWRDGAAEADSLRHQGNDYALEVLRIGRAEDHLLWRFRALLQASVVEEAKRLVGGAAGRVASNAGLIAAVVGPEGRIRSVNSAFALRAMGDGNANAVGRDFASFMRVDDAQNIFFEREGQTGPALHLLHMPLTDNDVAMDGSESEHPALVLLLDRQNISSRSDSTLLQLEMMLSLLPFGLAMVSRDGRFLFANSAFAKASGIADDSPPSYPGDLVIADDKAAMADAVRRFASGPAQGGDLAVRFRHQPEEPVSLSIAGVRGFGDAAVLLSLRDSSEEATLKQQVAQATKMQAVGQLAGGVAHDFNNVLTAILGHCDLMLLRHSPGDSDYDDVQQIKNNAGRAASLTRQLLAFSRQQTLRPQILQLPDVIAETSHLLQRLIGEKVTLEVRHDRNLGAIRADPGQLEQVIINLAVNARDAMEQGGILSIETKRISASDVRAMNSDVLPVADYSAIIVRDQGCGISAENQAKIFEPFFTTKDVGKGTGLGLSTVYGIVKQSGGYIFVDSALGEGTTFSIYFPVHDMRGEVAAEPEAKSFEDAPDEQWGSGTILLVEDEDMVRAVAERALTRQGYSVITASDGEDGVEQFAAHDDIDLVISDVVMPVMDGPAMARIIRERDPQVPLIFMSGYAEEQLRKSIDVDNMGFLPKPFTVAQICDSAQKALRKCRSKAEA is encoded by the coding sequence ATGCGCGACTATGGACAGGAAAGAGGGCGTTTACGCGTGAATAGCAGGGCGGACAGCCTGATCGCTGCGGACGATGATGCGACGGGCTTCCCCAAGCCGGTGGCCGCCGCTGTGTTTGCCGCCATGGCGATTACCGTCGCCAGCGCCTATCTGTTGACCGGCGAGACGATGATCGCCCTGCTTCTTGCGGGAGCCATGGCGTTCTTTGCCGCGCTTGTCTGGTTTTATGTCTCGGCGACATCAGATGCGAGCGAATTGGATAGCTATATCGCCGACTGGGCGATCACCTCTGCTGTTGCCGATCAGAGCGATCAGATTATCGCGGTTACCGATCGTGCGGGCAGGCTGGTCTGTGCCAATGCGCTCTATGCCCGCACATTTGGTCAATATGTGCCGCCCACAGACCTCAAGCTGGACAGCGGCAGTGCAGCCATCGCGATGGAAGCCGGGCGCGCGGCGTGGCGCGATGGTGCGGCTGAGGCGGACTCGCTGCGGCATCAGGGCAATGACTATGCACTGGAAGTGCTGCGCATTGGCCGCGCGGAGGACCATCTGCTCTGGCGTTTTAGGGCTTTGCTGCAGGCGAGTGTGGTGGAAGAGGCCAAGCGGCTGGTCGGCGGCGCTGCGGGCAGGGTGGCGAGCAATGCCGGGCTGATCGCTGCGGTGGTTGGGCCGGAAGGGCGCATCCGTTCTGTCAACAGTGCGTTCGCCTTACGGGCTATGGGTGATGGCAATGCCAATGCGGTTGGTCGCGATTTCGCCAGTTTCATGCGCGTTGATGATGCACAGAACATCTTTTTTGAGCGTGAAGGGCAAACCGGTCCGGCGCTGCATCTGCTGCATATGCCGCTGACCGACAATGATGTGGCGATGGATGGCAGCGAGAGTGAGCACCCCGCCTTGGTGCTATTGCTAGATCGCCAGAACATCTCATCACGCAGCGATTCTACGCTTTTGCAGTTGGAAATGATGCTGTCGCTGCTGCCCTTTGGACTGGCAATGGTCAGCCGTGATGGCAGGTTTCTTTTTGCCAATAGCGCCTTTGCCAAGGCCAGCGGTATCGCCGACGACTCACCGCCTTCCTATCCGGGTGATCTGGTGATTGCCGATGACAAGGCGGCGATGGCGGATGCGGTGCGGCGCTTTGCCTCCGGCCCGGCGCAGGGCGGTGATTTGGCGGTGCGCTTTCGGCATCAGCCGGAGGAACCGGTATCGCTCAGCATCGCCGGCGTGCGCGGTTTTGGCGATGCGGCGGTGCTGCTCTCTCTGCGCGATAGCAGCGAGGAAGCGACGCTCAAGCAGCAGGTAGCACAAGCCACCAAGATGCAGGCTGTGGGCCAGCTTGCCGGCGGCGTGGCGCATGATTTCAACAATGTGCTCACCGCCATTCTCGGTCATTGCGACCTGATGTTGCTGCGCCATAGCCCTGGAGACAGCGATTATGATGATGTGCAGCAGATCAAGAATAATGCCGGCCGCGCCGCCAGCCTGACGCGGCAGCTACTCGCCTTTTCCCGGCAACAGACATTGCGACCGCAAATACTGCAACTGCCCGATGTTATTGCCGAAACCTCGCATTTGTTGCAGCGCCTGATTGGTGAGAAAGTAACGCTGGAAGTGCGGCATGACCGCAATCTGGGCGCGATCCGCGCCGACCCGGGGCAGCTGGAGCAGGTGATTATCAACCTTGCCGTCAATGCCCGCGACGCCATGGAACAGGGCGGCATACTGAGTATTGAGACAAAGCGGATCAGTGCCAGCGATGTGCGCGCAATGAACAGCGATGTACTGCCGGTCGCCGATTATTCCGCGATTATTGTGCGTGATCAGGGATGCGGCATTAGCGCCGAAAATCAGGCCAAGATATTTGAGCCGTTTTTCACCACCAAGGATGTCGGCAAGGGCACTGGCCTCGGCCTCTCCACCGTTTACGGCATCGTCAAACAGTCGGGCGGTTATATCTTTGTCGATTCAGCGCTGGGTGAGGGTACCACCTTCTCGATCTACTTCCCGGTGCACGACATGCGCGGCGAGGTTGCGGCCGAACCGGAAGCCAAGTCCTTTGAGGACGCACCCGATGAGCAATGGGGCAGCGGCACGATATTGCTCGTCGAAGATGAGGATATGGTGCGGGCCGTGGCTGAACGCGCGCTGACCCGCCAGGGCTATAGCGTTATCACCGCGAGCGATGGCGAGGATGGCGTCGAGCAATTCGCCGCACATGATGATATTGATCTGGTGATTTCGGATGTTGTTATGCCAGTGATGGATGGCCCTGCTATGGCGCGCATCATCCGCGAGCGTGACCCGCAGGTGCCGCTGATCTTCATGTCGGGCTATGCCGAGGAGCAGCTACGCAAGTCGATTGATGTCGATAATATGGGCTTTCTACCCAAACCGTTCACCGTGGCGCAGATTTGCGACAGCGCGCAAAAGGCCTTGCGCAAATGCCGTAGCAAGGCTGAGGCATGA
- the dapA gene encoding 4-hydroxy-tetrahydrodipicolinate synthase, with the protein MFSGSIPALATPFCDGSFAEKEFRALIDWQIAMGSSALVPCGTTGEAATMTIAEHNHVVAVCIEQASGRVPVIAGCGSNDTKVALEHMHAAKAAGAAAALVVPPYYNRPNQEGIKAHFATLVEGCDLPIVVYNVPSRTVTDISCETMAELAAYPSIVGVKDATGELDRVSDHRAHIGSDFCQLSGNDDVALGHRAMGGAGCISVTANVAPELCAQFQLALDAKDMDRALALQDRLFPLHKALFSDASPGPVKYAMSKVIADFPAELRLPMTPPSAASCKAVDAALAHAGLI; encoded by the coding sequence ATGTTTTCCGGTTCCATTCCGGCTCTGGCGACTCCCTTTTGCGACGGATCGTTTGCGGAAAAAGAATTTCGCGCCCTGATTGACTGGCAGATCGCCATGGGCAGCAGCGCACTGGTTCCTTGCGGCACAACGGGTGAAGCGGCGACAATGACAATTGCCGAGCATAATCATGTGGTTGCCGTATGTATCGAACAAGCCTCCGGAAGAGTGCCAGTGATTGCCGGTTGCGGCTCCAATGATACCAAGGTGGCGCTGGAGCATATGCATGCCGCCAAAGCGGCGGGCGCAGCGGCGGCGCTGGTGGTACCGCCTTATTATAACCGGCCTAATCAGGAAGGCATCAAAGCGCATTTTGCGACATTGGTTGAAGGCTGCGATCTGCCGATTGTCGTCTATAATGTCCCCTCGCGCACGGTAACCGATATCAGCTGTGAGACCATGGCCGAACTGGCGGCATATCCCAGCATTGTCGGTGTCAAGGATGCGACGGGCGAGCTGGACCGGGTCAGCGATCATCGCGCCCATATCGGATCAGATTTTTGCCAGCTATCGGGCAATGATGATGTTGCACTCGGCCATCGTGCGATGGGCGGGGCAGGGTGCATCTCGGTCACCGCCAATGTTGCGCCGGAATTGTGCGCGCAATTCCAGCTGGCACTGGATGCGAAGGATATGGACCGGGCACTGGCGTTGCAGGATCGGCTGTTTCCGTTGCACAAAGCCCTGTTTTCCGATGCTTCGCCGGGTCCGGTCAAATATGCGATGAGCAAGGTGATTGCCGATTTCCCCGCAGAACTGCGCCTGCCGATGACACCGCCATCGGCGGCAAGCTGCAAGGCTGTGGACGCCGCACTGGCCCATGCGGGCCTGATCTAG
- the recA gene encoding recombinase RecA: protein MAGQLKLVDAEKQTKTMDRQKALDAALAQIDRAFGKGSAMKLGSREAMNIEAVSTGSLGLDIALGIGGLPRGRVIEIYGPESSGKTTLALHTVAEAQKTGGTAAFVDAEHALDPVYAKKLGVDIDELIVSQPDTGEQALEIADTLVRSNAIDVLVIDSVAALVPRAEIEGEMGDSHVGLQARLMSQSLRKLTGSISRSRCMVIFINQLRMKIGVMYGNPETTTGGNALKFYASVRLDIRRTGQIKDRDEIIGNSTRVKVVKNKVAPPFKQVEFDIMYGEGISKIGEILDLGVKAGLVEKSGSWFSYDSVRIGQGRENAKTFLKENPEMMTKLENAIRGKEDEVAEEMMTGPDADSDA from the coding sequence ATGGCCGGACAGTTGAAACTCGTTGACGCAGAGAAGCAGACAAAGACTATGGATCGGCAAAAAGCACTAGACGCCGCACTGGCACAGATAGACCGCGCATTTGGCAAGGGTTCGGCGATGAAGCTGGGCTCACGCGAGGCGATGAATATTGAGGCGGTGTCCACCGGCTCGCTGGGGTTGGATATAGCGCTGGGCATAGGCGGACTGCCGCGGGGCCGGGTGATTGAGATTTATGGCCCTGAAAGCTCGGGCAAGACAACGCTGGCGCTGCACACCGTGGCGGAAGCGCAGAAAACCGGTGGCACGGCGGCATTTGTCGACGCCGAACATGCGCTTGATCCGGTCTATGCCAAAAAGCTCGGTGTCGATATTGACGAGCTGATCGTATCGCAGCCCGATACCGGCGAGCAGGCGCTGGAAATTGCCGATACGCTGGTGCGTTCCAATGCGATTGATGTGCTGGTGATCGATTCGGTTGCTGCATTGGTGCCGCGCGCGGAAATTGAAGGCGAGATGGGCGACAGCCATGTCGGCCTGCAGGCGCGTTTGATGAGCCAGTCGCTGCGTAAGTTGACCGGTTCGATCAGCCGTTCGCGCTGTATGGTGATCTTTATCAACCAACTGCGCATGAAAATCGGCGTGATGTATGGCAATCCGGAAACCACCACCGGCGGTAATGCCCTCAAATTCTATGCCTCGGTCCGTCTCGACATCCGCCGCACCGGCCAGATCAAGGATCGCGATGAAATTATCGGCAACTCCACCCGGGTGAAGGTCGTCAAGAACAAGGTCGCACCACCGTTCAAGCAGGTCGAGTTCGATATCATGTATGGCGAGGGCATCTCCAAGATTGGCGAGATACTTGACCTCGGCGTCAAGGCCGGGCTGGTCGAGAAATCCGGAAGCTGGTTCTCTTACGACTCGGTCCGCATCGGCCAGGGCCGCGAAAATGCCAAGACCTTCCTCAAGGAAAATCCGGAAATGATGACAAAACTGGAAAACGCCATTCGCGGCAAGGAAGATGAAGTTGCTGAAGAGATGATGACCGGACCAGACGCCGATAGTGACGCGTAA
- the alaS gene encoding alanine--tRNA ligase — translation MTSTNDIRQSFLDFFAGKGHKAIASAPLIPQADPTLMFVNAGMVPFKNVFTGLESAPAPCATSSQKCVRAGGKHNDLDNVGYTARHHTFFEMLGNFSFGDYFKEDAISHAWELLTKVWGIAADKLTVTVYHDDDEAFALWQRISGLPDERIIRIATDDNFWSMGDTGPCGPCSEIFYDHGDHIPGGPPGSPDEDGDRFVEIWNLVFMQYDRDADGTLNPLPKPSIDTGMGLERIAAVLQGTHDNYRTDTFEELISASVRLTGSDDADNAGHRIIADHLRSTSFLIADGVLPANEGRGYVLRRIMRRAMRHAHLLGASEPLMHRLVPTLVSQMGQAYPELARAQPLIAETLEREEIRFRKTLDKGLKLLDEAVADLKAGDTLPGQTAFKLYDTYGFPYDLTEDALRAQDISVDRAGFDAAMAEQKAAARAAWKGSGETASDDIWFDIAEREGSTEFTGYTALRGDGVVVALIRDGAEVDALKADDSGILLTNQTPFYGESGGQEGDSGTVLSGDNQIASVETVSKPLGRLHAHHITMTDGALTTGDTVTLRVDGGRRDRLRANHSATHLLHAALRRHLGEHVTQKGSLVAEDRLRFDFSHPKAVTPEEIAAIQAEVNAQIRGNDAVQTRLMAPDDAVAAGALALFGEKYGDEVRVLSMGAWDDSDYSVELCGGTHVNALGDIGLLHIASESAVSGGVRRIEALTGEAARDWLVQRDHALQEAASALKTSPAEVTERVAALVQERKKLEQELAESRKKLALAGNAGGGDDKPAADESIGDVRFRGQCFDGLNPKELRGLLDNAKADLGSGVAVMIAVNDGRAAAAVGVTDDLVESHSAVDLVRVAVEALGGKGGGGRPDMAQGGGPNGDAADDALAAVRAAIAG, via the coding sequence ATGACTTCGACCAATGACATTCGGCAGAGCTTTCTCGATTTCTTTGCAGGCAAGGGCCACAAAGCCATTGCCTCTGCACCGCTGATCCCACAGGCGGACCCGACATTGATGTTTGTCAATGCCGGGATGGTGCCGTTCAAAAATGTGTTTACCGGCCTTGAAAGCGCGCCCGCGCCTTGCGCAACCTCATCGCAGAAATGCGTCCGCGCTGGCGGCAAGCATAATGACCTCGACAATGTCGGCTATACCGCACGTCACCACACCTTTTTTGAGATGCTCGGCAATTTCTCCTTTGGCGATTATTTCAAGGAAGACGCGATCAGCCACGCATGGGAATTGCTGACCAAAGTCTGGGGCATTGCAGCGGACAAGTTGACCGTTACCGTTTATCATGATGATGATGAAGCATTCGCATTGTGGCAGCGTATTTCCGGCCTGCCCGATGAGCGTATCATCCGCATCGCCACCGATGACAATTTTTGGTCAATGGGCGACACTGGCCCCTGCGGCCCGTGCAGCGAAATCTTCTACGATCATGGCGACCACATCCCCGGCGGCCCTCCGGGCAGCCCGGACGAGGATGGCGACCGCTTTGTCGAGATATGGAATCTCGTCTTCATGCAATATGACCGCGATGCAGACGGCACGCTCAATCCGCTGCCCAAACCGAGCATCGACACCGGCATGGGCCTGGAGCGTATCGCCGCGGTCTTGCAAGGCACGCACGACAATTACCGCACCGATACCTTTGAAGAGCTGATCAGCGCCTCGGTGCGCCTCACCGGATCGGACGATGCCGATAATGCCGGTCACCGCATTATCGCCGACCATCTGCGCTCGACCAGCTTCCTCATCGCCGATGGCGTTCTGCCCGCCAATGAAGGCCGCGGCTATGTGCTGCGCCGCATCATGCGCCGCGCTATGCGCCATGCGCATCTGCTCGGCGCGTCCGAGCCGCTGATGCACCGTCTGGTGCCGACACTGGTCAGTCAGATGGGGCAGGCCTATCCCGAACTCGCGCGCGCACAGCCGCTTATCGCCGAGACCTTGGAACGCGAGGAAATCCGCTTCCGCAAAACCCTCGATAAGGGTCTGAAGCTGTTAGATGAGGCTGTCGCAGATTTGAAAGCGGGTGATACGCTGCCCGGTCAAACCGCATTCAAGCTCTATGACACCTATGGCTTCCCCTATGACCTGACCGAAGACGCCCTGCGCGCACAGGATATCAGCGTGGATCGCGCCGGTTTCGACGCTGCCATGGCGGAACAGAAGGCTGCCGCACGCGCCGCATGGAAAGGCTCGGGCGAAACCGCCTCGGATGATATCTGGTTCGACATTGCCGAGCGCGAGGGCAGCACCGAATTTACCGGCTATACCGCGCTACGCGGCGATGGCGTAGTCGTCGCGCTGATCCGCGACGGTGCCGAGGTTGATGCGCTCAAAGCGGACGATAGCGGCATATTGCTCACCAACCAGACGCCCTTTTACGGCGAATCCGGTGGGCAGGAAGGCGATAGCGGTACGGTGCTATCCGGCGACAACCAGATCGCCAGCGTGGAAACCGTCAGCAAGCCATTGGGACGTTTGCATGCGCACCATATCACCATGACCGACGGCGCTCTGACCACAGGCGATACCGTCACCCTCCGTGTTGATGGCGGACGTCGTGATCGCCTGCGTGCGAACCACAGCGCAACGCATTTGCTGCACGCCGCACTGCGCCGTCATCTCGGCGAGCATGTCACGCAAAAGGGCAGCCTTGTTGCCGAAGATCGCCTGCGCTTTGATTTCTCGCATCCCAAGGCGGTCACGCCCGAAGAGATCGCGGCGATCCAGGCCGAGGTCAACGCGCAGATACGCGGCAATGATGCGGTCCAGACCCGGCTGATGGCCCCCGATGATGCCGTGGCCGCAGGCGCGCTGGCGCTGTTTGGTGAGAAATATGGCGATGAGGTCCGCGTGCTCTCCATGGGCGCATGGGATGACAGTGACTATTCGGTCGAACTGTGCGGCGGTACGCATGTCAATGCACTGGGCGATATTGGTCTGTTGCATATCGCCTCGGAAAGCGCTGTCTCGGGTGGTGTGCGCCGGATTGAGGCGCTGACGGGAGAGGCGGCGCGCGACTGGCTGGTGCAGCGCGACCATGCGTTGCAAGAAGCCGCGAGCGCGCTCAAAACATCTCCGGCGGAAGTCACCGAGCGCGTCGCAGCTTTGGTGCAAGAACGCAAAAAGCTCGAACAAGAGCTTGCCGAGAGCCGTAAGAAACTGGCATTGGCGGGCAATGCTGGTGGCGGCGACGATAAGCCTGCCGCTGATGAAAGCATTGGCGATGTTCGGTTTCGCGGCCAGTGCTTTGACGGGCTTAACCCCAAGGAACTGCGCGGCCTGCTCGACAATGCCAAGGCCGATCTGGGCA
- a CDS encoding DUF2062 domain-containing protein: MKSVWAWILAKMPTRESMERNRYMRPIAHRFLRSELWRFTRRSVPRGVALGMFAAFIIPLGQIFLAAFLAPALRANVPVAALTTFITNPLTIGLWGILANKTGKFILQIDSMTFGEPLNTQMRSTLGEWVNWLFLQTGVTAFGFAFLAIVSATLGYVISSFGWRYWIAHKRRRSQVLLRRSV, encoded by the coding sequence ATGAAAAGCGTCTGGGCCTGGATTCTCGCCAAGATGCCGACGCGCGAGAGCATGGAGCGCAACCGCTATATGCGCCCTATTGCGCACCGTTTCCTGCGCTCAGAATTATGGCGTTTCACCCGCCGTTCGGTGCCGCGTGGTGTGGCCCTCGGCATGTTCGCTGCGTTTATCATTCCCCTCGGCCAGATATTTCTTGCGGCGTTTCTCGCACCTGCCTTGCGCGCCAATGTGCCAGTGGCGGCGCTCACCACCTTCATTACAAATCCGCTGACCATCGGCCTGTGGGGCATTCTCGCAAACAAGACCGGTAAGTTCATATTGCAGATCGATTCCATGACCTTTGGCGAACCACTCAATACCCAGATGCGCAGCACTCTTGGCGAATGGGTCAACTGGCTTTTCCTGCAAACCGGTGTCACGGCTTTCGGTTTTGCTTTCCTCGCAATCGTTTCGGCGACATTGGGCTATGTCATCAGTTCCTTTGGCTGGCGTTACTGGATCGCCCATAAGCGCCGCCGTTCGCAGGTCCTATTGAGACGAAGCGTTTGA